The following DNA comes from Bacillota bacterium.
GCAATATAAGAGAAACTCGATCCGTAATATAGCGGTATCTTTCCACGCGTAACAAGTAGAAAACTAAGTGTTGCAAGACCGCTTGCGAAAATAGTAGTCGAAACGTGAAATCCTGTAAGAAGTGCCACAGTTACGGTTGCAGGAAACATTACCAAGAGCTGCTGCAGCGCAAATAAAATAAGTTTTCCCCACGAAGGTGTTTCGTCCGGCAGATAACCGTTGACCTTGTCCTTGAGCTCAGTCATTTACATCTCTCCTTGCAATTTAATTAGGGATATTTATACACATACCTAAAAAATGTTACACTTTTTGTCGTCATTTGTCAATAAAATTATCCTATTATGATATAAAAATAAAAGGGAAACGATTATATCGCTTCCCTTTACTATTATTTAAATTCGACCTTTTCACCTTTTTCTAACTTATGCGCATTGTCTAAAAATTGCTGAATATATTTTGTCAGAGTATAATATCTCATATTCCCGTCACGCGATACTGCAAGCCGGCGTGCGTCAAGCTCTTTATACTGTAGAACAACAGGCGATGTAGAATCTCTATAAGTAAATGTAATAGTTGCTACATCTTTCAAAGGTTTGTCTTCGCTGGTAAGTTCGCCCTCGATATAAAGACTCATAGCATTCATGTACAGTGATTTAAAGCTATCAGTATCTACATCTTTACCATTTAGAGTAGCTTTTAAAGGCTCTTTAGCATCTTTCTGTGTTGAGCCGGATAATTGGAAGGTCACTGTTCCGGTGCTGTCACTTACAGTTAATGATCCAATCTTGTCTATATACTCAAGATATAGCACCCTGCTTTGAACACCCATTAATGTTGTATCCAGAATCGTAAAATTTGTCTTATTTACTGTATATACTACGTCGATGCCATCCATCATCATATTCATTTCGCCGTTTTCAGATGGTTTGCTGAATTTAAAGCCATATCCTTTTCCCTCAATCTCATAATAAAGAGCATAGTATGGCTTATCCAGTCCTAAGCTTGCCTTTTCAGTGGCAGTTGGGTGAATCTTAACAACTTTTTCAGCTGTAATGTGAGCAAGTGACGGCTGCATATAAAGCGAAACATAATCACTATTAACTTCAAGCGAACCAGCAGGTTGGGTAATAACATATTGAGAAGTCTCTATTTGATTGTCCTCATTGCTTTTTTCTGCAGTTTTCTTGTTATCCGTTTTGAGTTCAATCACCGGATACTTTTCAGCGCCGTTGGTTACACGCATAAGGTTTATCTTGGAGTAGTTATCCTCAGTAAGCTCTTGCGTTAGATCTGTTTTTACATATTCTTCATAACAAACGCCCGCAAGACGCTCAGCTGAAGTATTTATCGTATGAACTTTCCCTGTTGATTTATCTAGCAAATAATACCCATCTTTGAAAGGTGTTTCAATTCCAAGCGAAAATGCATGCTTATCACCCTTCTTAGTAACGACCTCAAAAGTAGCATCCGGTTTATCAAGTCCATACGGTGAAAGATCAGCTAAATTGGTGCCGATTTCACTTGTTGATGTAATAGAGGTAGCATTTGAAATAAGCGTATCAAGTGCTGACGATGAAGATGGAACATCCATTCCATCAAGGTAAGAGCTCTCGTCAGATTTTACAACTACCTTAAAATCGCCTCTTGAATTGTGAAAGCTTATGTAATCAACGTCTTCCTTTTTTAAGTTTAATATTGATTTATCGCTTTCACTAGTTTCAGTCTGCTGTTTAGCGTCAGGTTTCTTGTGAATATGCGAAATTGTAATCAATGCACCTGCCAGCACTCCTACAACAACAAGCCCTATAATTGCATATTTGAACGGTTTGATCATAGATTCTTCCTCCGCATAAATATTACAATTGCAGCTGCTAATAGTGCCAGAGGTATTACGATTACAAAGATAAATGTATAAACCACAAACTCAATAGCTGTGATGCTCATAGAGGTATTTTCAAAGTATTTGGGTGTTGAAACAAACAAATCTTTTGAATCACGTACACTGTTGATTATTCCGAGTATCAATTCAGAGTTTGAGTATATTGATGTTTGAATAGCAGAGTCTGAAACGAAAGAAGGTGAGCCAAATACTACAAGCCGGCTATTTTTAGCAGTTGAAGTTCCCGTAATCATTTTTTGTGAAGCGGCAACAAGGGTAAATGGGCCTGCTTGATCTCCGCTTTCTTTGGTATTACTGTTAATCTTGCTTAAGTCGCCAGTTTTTGCAAATGAGGAAGAATAACTTGTAAGAACATCTTCTGTTGCAAAAGATCCTTTTTCCGTAAATAAGCGTTTAATAGAGCTGGATCCCTGAATAAGAGTCATAAGTTTAGAACTTAAATTCTTAGTGTAATCACTGTCACCGGATTGCAAAATAATTTGTGAAGGATCCGCAATGCTGTTTTCACTATCCAGAATTATATTCTTTTGCGGTTCAAGTCCCCATTCTGCCATATAATTCTGTAAGTTAGGAAGATCCTTTACTGTTGGGCTTAGGAAAATCATGATTCCTACATCACCGCGGTCAGTATACCGGTCAAGCTTGTCTATTTCTTCTACCGTAAAATCACGCTGGGGATCAACGATAG
Coding sequences within:
- a CDS encoding DUF4340 domain-containing protein, whose translation is MIKPFKYAIIGLVVVGVLAGALITISHIHKKPDAKQQTETSESDKSILNLKKEDVDYISFHNSRGDFKVVVKSDESSYLDGMDVPSSSSALDTLISNATSITSTSEIGTNLADLSPYGLDKPDATFEVVTKKGDKHAFSLGIETPFKDGYYLLDKSTGKVHTINTSAERLAGVCYEEYVKTDLTQELTEDNYSKINLMRVTNGAEKYPVIELKTDNKKTAEKSNEDNQIETSQYVITQPAGSLEVNSDYVSLYMQPSLAHITAEKVVKIHPTATEKASLGLDKPYYALYYEIEGKGYGFKFSKPSENGEMNMMMDGIDVVYTVNKTNFTILDTTLMGVQSRVLYLEYIDKIGSLTVSDSTGTVTFQLSGSTQKDAKEPLKATLNGKDVDTDSFKSLYMNAMSLYIEGELTSEDKPLKDVATITFTYRDSTSPVVLQYKELDARRLAVSRDGNMRYYTLTKYIQQFLDNAHKLEKGEKVEFK
- a CDS encoding Gldg family protein, translated to MNKKLFAKRSFKYGAASTALVAIFVAGLVLINIIFSVLGQKVTLKFDITPEKIYEISNDTKDYLKKLDKNVTITIMVPEAKFDANALEILKKYPKLSNKISFKDIDLNVNPGYAKKYNSTINYDSILVECGSKYKVISDSDLYQIDSSNSDGSSSQQQQITGIKAEQQITSAIMYVTSDKTQKLLTTTGHEETVGSGLKDLSTSNNYDLEEINLVEKDISDDTKMIAIVDPQRDFTVEEIDKLDRYTDRGDVGIMIFLSPTVKDLPNLQNYMAEWGLEPQKNIILDSENSIADPSQIILQSGDSDYTKNLSSKLMTLIQGSSSIKRLFTEKGSFATEDVLTSYSSSFAKTGDLSKINSNTKESGDQAGPFTLVAASQKMITGTSTAKNSRLVVFGSPSFVSDSAIQTSIYSNSELILGIINSVRDSKDLFVSTPKYFENTSMSITAIEFVVYTFIFVIVIPLALLAAAIVIFMRRKNL